In the genome of Candidatus Schekmanbacteria bacterium, the window ACTGCATCCTCTTTTATCCACTATCGAAGCATTCTTGAACCAATGGGCGTAAGGTCCTTCTTTTAAAAAATGATTTATTGCAAGAGTTGAAAGTCTTCCGGGTATTCCTGCGCCTGCACCAACTTTCCATTGATTTTCACCAAATGCGCTTGGCACCATATATATCATTCCGGGAACTTTTGTATAATTGGCTCCATGAAAACGCATCCATGCGGGAGGCATAGGGACATCAGCGTTTGCAACTGTATATTCGATTGAAGGTCCCTTCGCATATAAATATCTTCCTTCATTGAATCCAAGTGAGGCACCTATTTTTGATGTTAATCCGTCAGCGCCAATTACTTTTTTGCCTGAAATCCAATATTCTTTATCTTTAGTTTTTACTCTAACCTTTGCTCCGCCTTCTATATTTTTTGCTTCCATTGCAATTGTTGAAGTAACAAAGCTTGCTCCATAAGAAGCCGCCTCCTTAAGAAGGTCTCCAAGAAGTGCATCCATATCAAAGCAGATTCCGAGAGGCTTTTCCTTTCTATACATATGTAGTTTATATCCTGAAGGAGAAAAAACATAGTAGTCATAAAAATCTATTTGACCGCCAGTATATTTGACTTCAAAATTGCTTTCTCTAAAATGCCAATAAGATTCATTCATTCGCCGCCTGAATGTAACAGTTTCTCCATTCATTCCTTCTGAATTGTGAAACATCCCTGATGAAGCGCGGCAGTAATTAGTTATCTTAGGCCTTTTTTCAATCACTAAAACTGACACACCTTTTTTGGCAAGGACACCGGCCGACATTAAACCTGAAGGACCAGCTCCAACTATGACTACATCATAATCCATTTATTCCTCCTTCAATCAAAGCGGCAGGGAATTAAAAACCCTGCCGCAGATTTATAGAAGTTTATCTTAAATTAGTCTTCTTTCAATACTAAACACATCTTACAGTACTCTTTGCCTCTTGCAAGTCCTTCCTGTCTTGTACCATCTTCATTCAGTTTTTCAGCATGATGTGTCCATTCAAGTTTTGGATTCAAACCATGCATAAACCCTGTATCATGTGCCTTTGAAATAATTTCACACATAAAATGCGAACCTTCAGGCCAAACGGATTTCCATGCGTCGTGGATATAGCAGAAAGGAACATGGGATTCACTCTCTTTTTCAGAAAATTTAATTC includes:
- a CDS encoding NAD(P)/FAD-dependent oxidoreductase encodes the protein MDYDVVIVGAGPSGLMSAGVLAKKGVSVLVIEKRPKITNYCRASSGMFHNSEGMNGETVTFRRRMNESYWHFRESNFEVKYTGGQIDFYDYYVFSPSGYKLHMYRKEKPLGICFDMDALLGDLLKEAASYGASFVTSTIAMEAKNIEGGAKVRVKTKDKEYWISGKKVIGADGLTSKIGASLGFNEGRYLYAKGPSIEYTVANADVPMPPAWMRFHGANYTKVPGMIYMVPSAFGENQWKVGAGAGIPGRLSTLAINHFLKEGPYAHWFKNASIVDKRGCSVAMYEPVSKPYKGNVLMLGETVGFAETLVQGALVCGYRGANAVYDELCGKNGFEEYEKFWNNSFLWLKDPQWQADYAKTAFMYPFFNDEELDYMLKFTDNMHFPGELNPYKSPINFMNFMNEVEGIKPEILQKIKMYKDLDMHQIRAIVEKMKEQAMGGKTNAAQNK